A genomic segment from Xiphophorus maculatus strain JP 163 A chromosome 6, X_maculatus-5.0-male, whole genome shotgun sequence encodes:
- the LOC111608884 gene encoding fez family zinc finger protein 1-like isoform X1, producing MSSAQHLRDFIRERLTAAAEEIFTEVEKTIICYEEQLDAQRRMMGINWKPQIKLNRIGSELQRQSSADVLQQHVWMDEKDPMQKVQKRFEGTSSLDREEPEASQIKNEPEELCSRQEPVNLLEKPSGQDRDFHEVEPNTKKLCHNYSSLTCDVCGKTFKSKYNSQVHHRMHLGLKPFVCTVCGKGFSQKTHLKGHISIHTGEWPFYCKICGRGCVDRRRLNNHMRTHSREKSFTCEICGIGFTLLSSLNSHLRKHNRERLFSCPTCGKIFTRKVSLKAHMWVHTDLRTGRSSYHLVLVYSLSPEPNLEEQLQFLCSFILEQTWKVYYRKLESC from the exons ATGTCTTCAGCTCAGCATCTCAGAGATTTTATCAGAGAGAgactaactgctgctgctgaagaaatctTCACTGAGGTCGAAAAAACCATCATTTGCTACGAGGAGCAGCTCGATGCTCAGCGCAGGATGATGGGGATCAACTGGAAACCGCAGATAAAACTCAACAGAATCGGTtcggagctgcagagacaaagTTCTG caGACGTCCTACAGCAACATGTCTGGATGGATGAGAAAGATCCGATGCAGAAGGTCCAAAAGCGTTTTGAGGGGACGTCCAGTCTGGACCGGGAGGAACCAGAAGCttcacagattaaaaatgaaCCGGAGGAACTCTGCAGCAGACAGGAGCCTGTCAACCTTCTGGAGAAACCCAGTGGTCAGGACAGGGATTTCCATGAAGTAGAACCAAACACTAAAAAACTCTGTCATAACTACTCATCCTTAACATGTGATGTTTGTggaaaaacctttaaatcaaAGTATAATTCTCAGGTGCATCACAGAATGCACTTGGGTttaaagccatttgtttgtacagtatgtggaaaaggtttctctcaaaaaactcatttaaaggGCCACATAAGCATCCACACAGGCGAGTGGcctttttattgcaaaatatgTGGCAGAGGTTGTGTTGACCGTCGGCGCCTGAATAATCACATGCGTACCCACTCCAGGGAGAAATCATTTACTTGTGAAATATGTGGGATAGGCTTCAccctgctgagctcattgaaCTCCCACCTGAGGAAACACAACAGAGAGAGACTATTTTCCTGTCCAACATGTGGTAAAATATTCACCCGCAAAGTTTCCCTCAAAGCTCACATGTGGGtacacacag ACCTCCGAACTGGACGAAGCTCCTACCACCTGGTTCTAGTTTACTCTttatccccagaaccaaacctgGAGGagcagcttcagtttttatgttcttttattCTGGAACAAACTTGGAAAGTTTATTACAGAAAACTGGAAAGCTGCTGA
- the LOC111608884 gene encoding fez family zinc finger protein 1-like isoform X2 translates to MSSAQHLRDFIRERLTAAAEEIFTEVEKTIICYEEQLDAQRRMMGINWKPQIKLNRIGSELQRQSSDVLQQHVWMDEKDPMQKVQKRFEGTSSLDREEPEASQIKNEPEELCSRQEPVNLLEKPSGQDRDFHEVEPNTKKLCHNYSSLTCDVCGKTFKSKYNSQVHHRMHLGLKPFVCTVCGKGFSQKTHLKGHISIHTGEWPFYCKICGRGCVDRRRLNNHMRTHSREKSFTCEICGIGFTLLSSLNSHLRKHNRERLFSCPTCGKIFTRKVSLKAHMWVHTDLRTGRSSYHLVLVYSLSPEPNLEEQLQFLCSFILEQTWKVYYRKLESC, encoded by the exons ATGTCTTCAGCTCAGCATCTCAGAGATTTTATCAGAGAGAgactaactgctgctgctgaagaaatctTCACTGAGGTCGAAAAAACCATCATTTGCTACGAGGAGCAGCTCGATGCTCAGCGCAGGATGATGGGGATCAACTGGAAACCGCAGATAAAACTCAACAGAATCGGTtcggagctgcagagacaaagTTCTG ACGTCCTACAGCAACATGTCTGGATGGATGAGAAAGATCCGATGCAGAAGGTCCAAAAGCGTTTTGAGGGGACGTCCAGTCTGGACCGGGAGGAACCAGAAGCttcacagattaaaaatgaaCCGGAGGAACTCTGCAGCAGACAGGAGCCTGTCAACCTTCTGGAGAAACCCAGTGGTCAGGACAGGGATTTCCATGAAGTAGAACCAAACACTAAAAAACTCTGTCATAACTACTCATCCTTAACATGTGATGTTTGTggaaaaacctttaaatcaaAGTATAATTCTCAGGTGCATCACAGAATGCACTTGGGTttaaagccatttgtttgtacagtatgtggaaaaggtttctctcaaaaaactcatttaaaggGCCACATAAGCATCCACACAGGCGAGTGGcctttttattgcaaaatatgTGGCAGAGGTTGTGTTGACCGTCGGCGCCTGAATAATCACATGCGTACCCACTCCAGGGAGAAATCATTTACTTGTGAAATATGTGGGATAGGCTTCAccctgctgagctcattgaaCTCCCACCTGAGGAAACACAACAGAGAGAGACTATTTTCCTGTCCAACATGTGGTAAAATATTCACCCGCAAAGTTTCCCTCAAAGCTCACATGTGGGtacacacag ACCTCCGAACTGGACGAAGCTCCTACCACCTGGTTCTAGTTTACTCTttatccccagaaccaaacctgGAGGagcagcttcagtttttatgttcttttattCTGGAACAAACTTGGAAAGTTTATTACAGAAAACTGGAAAGCTGCTGA
- the LOC102236957 gene encoding zinc finger protein OZF-like, producing MSSVQQLRDFIRQRLTAAAEEIFTQVEKTIFRYEEEIKLLETCWNKPQIKTTRTDPDQDEPEPLQIKQEEPELSLIEAGLEELGPTKGNQNQKDPVPGGITGEPAQIKGDLTEPQRLYVPVSNSQEGQQLVLKEETSVDPLSYQQTEAEPTAEQLYSYYGSECQTQSSEGNVSAVSQSLSHRNTDSSLKCDFCEKVFNYKNNLVQHRRTHTGERPFSCKTCGKSFSKSSNLKVHMRSHTGERPFICSICGKALSSNRHLSDHMVTHSSQRPYGCSVCGKTFCHESSFQYHMKGHNGDRPYSCDTCGKRFILSSSLLTHMRTHTGERPFCCTTCGKRFAQSSNLSVHMRIHTGEKPYSCPTCGESFCRRAGLLRHMETHKPV from the exons ATGTCTTCAGTTCAGCAGCTGAGGGATTTTATCAGACAGAGACTAACTGCTGCTGCGGAAGAAATCTTCACTCAGGTAGAAAAAACCATCTTCCGCTACGAGGAGGAGATTAAACTGCTGGAAACCTGCTGGAATAAACCTCAGataaaaacaaccagaaccG ATCCAGACCAAGatgaaccagaacctctgcagattaaacaggaggaaccagaactttCACTGATTGAAGCGGGCCTGGAAGAACTTGGACCAACTAaaggaaaccagaaccagaaggatCCGGTACCTGGAGGAATCACAGGGGAACCAGCGCAGATTAAAGGTGACCTCACAGAACCACAGCGGCTGTACGTCCCGGTGTCCAACAGCCAGGAGGGACAGCAGCTGGTACTGAAGGAGGAGACGTCAGTGGACCCGCTGAGTTACCAGCAAACTGAAGCAGAACCAACCGCTGAGCAGCTTTACAGTTATTATGGTTCTGAATGTCAGACCCAAAGTTCAGAAGGAAACGTCTCCGCTGTGTCCCAGAGTCTGTCTCATAGAAACACTGATTCTTCTCTGAAATGTGActtctgtgaaaaagtgtttaacTACAAAAACAATCTGGTTCAGCATCGCAGGACTCACACAGGCGAGCGGCCATTTTCCTGTAAAACATGCGGGAAGAGCTTCTCCAAAAGCAGCAATCTGAAGGTCCACATGAGGTCCCACACAGGCGAGAGGCCTTTCATCTGCAGCATCTGCGGCAAAGCTTTAAGTTCAAACAGACATCTGTCCGATCACATGGTCACCCACTCCAGCCAGAGGCCCTACGGTTGCTCAGTGTGTGGAAAAACGTTTTGTCATGAGAGTTCCTTCCAGTACCACATGAAAGGCCACAACGGAGACAGGCCGTATTCTTGTGACACGTGTGGAAAAAGGTTTATTCTCAGTTCCAGCCTGCTGACGCACATGAGAACCCACACCGGGGAGAGACCTTTCTGCTGCACCACGTGTGGAAAACGGTTCGCTCAGAGCAGCAACCTGAGCGTtcacatgagaatccacacGGGAGAGAAGCCGTACTCCTGCCCAACGTGTGGAGAGAGTTTCTGTCGTAGAGCAGGTCTGCTCAGGCACATGGAGACCCACAAGCCCGTCTGA